GAACACCTGTGGTAATATAAATGTAGGGGATTTTATGACCGATTTAAAGGAATTACGGGATGAGTTAGATCGCCAGGAAGATGCCTGGCTATCGCCCTATGCCACCCGCAGCCGTCAGGCCATCCGGCGGCAATATGAAGAGCGGATTGATTATGGTCACCGGCAGAATTTTGCCGTGGATACCGACCGCATTCTCCACTCCCGGGCCTACACCCGATATATTGATAAAACCCAGGTATTTTATCTGATCGATCATGACCAGATCAGTCACCGGGTCTTGCATGTGCAGCTGCTGTCCAAAATCGCTCGGACCATTGGGCGATTTTTACGTCTCAATGATGATCTCTTGGAGGCCATTGCTTTGGGCCATGATATTGGCCATCCGCCCTTTGGCCATGACGGTGAAGACATCCTCAGCCGCTTGTGCCAGGCCCACGGCATCGGTCATTTTGTCCACAGTGTCCAGGGGGTGCGCTTTTTGGATCGGGTTGAAAAAGGGGGGCGGGGTCTGAACCTTTCCTTGCAGGTTTTGGACGGCATCCTCAGTCATGATGGCGAAAGTCACCTGGAACGCCTGGCCCCGGACCGGGAGAAAACTTTTGCCCAACTCCAGAGGGAAATCGACATGAAACTGGCGGATCCGGAGATAAACCTCAAGCCCATGACTCTGGAAGGCTGTGTGGTGCGTTTGGCCGACACCATCAGTTATATCGGGCGGGATTTAGAAGACGCTATCCTGTTGAACCTGGTGCGTCGTGAGGATTTACCACCGCTAGTCCAGACCCAGCTTGGTCAGACCAACGGTACTATAGTTTATTCTCTGGTTTCCGATCTTATTGAAAACAGCTTTAACAAGAATTATGTCTGTTACAGTCCGGAAATCGGGGCGGCGCTGCGCCAACTCAGGGAGTTCAACTATCAGCGTATTTACAATAATCCCCGCATCAAGGTGGAAACCGGCAAGATCGAGAAACTCTTTGGCGCTCTGTTTGACCGATTTCTACAGGATCTGGAGCAGGAGCAGCGGCAGTCGCCGATCTGGGTGGATTTTTTGGCTCAGATGCAGCCGGTCTATTGGGAAGCCAGTCAGCCGGCCGAAATCGTCCGGGATTTCCTGGCCTCTATGACCGATGCCTATTTTCTGCGGCAATGTCAGGAACTCTTTTTCCCGCAGCCGCTGCCGGCGCGTTTTGCCTGAACCGATCCGGCTGAAGGAGTCACACGGATGCGAGTCATGACCTTTAACCTGCGCTTTGAAACAGCTGAGGACGGCCCTTTTCAATGGAAATACCGCAAGGAGCTGGTGCTGGAGACCATTTGGGCCTATCAGCCGGATCTAATCGGCACCCAGGAAGGCACCGTGCCGCAGTTAGATTATCTAACCGCCCACCTGACCGGCTATCTACCCTTTGTAGCGCATCGCCACATTGATCCAACCTGTCAGTATCCCACTATTTTCTATCGTGCCCAGAACATGGTCCCGGGGCCGGGAACGGAATTTTGGTTATCAACAACCCCAGGGGTGCATCGCAGTAAAGATTGGGGCAGCGCCTTTCCCCGGATGGTTACTTTTGGCCAGTTCCGGGAGATTGATCGGGACCAGTGGTTTTATTTTGCCGACACTCATTTGGACCATATCTCGGAGCCGGCCCGATTGATGGGAGCCCGGATAATTCAGGAATATTTTGCCCAAGTCGGTCAGCCGACTATTCTGGCCGGGGATTTCAATGATCACCCCGGCTCTGAGGTGCATCGGCTGCTGGTCGAGGACGGCAGTCCATTTCGGGACACCTGGACTTTGCTGAATCGCCCCGAAGCAGAGATTACCACTCAGCATAAATTTACCGGCGAACTTTTCGGCCACCGGATTGATTGGGTGCTGATTACTCCACCGTTTAGGGTGAGGGAGGCCATGATTATTACCTATAACGTCAATGGCCGCTACCCCTCTGATCACTTTCCGTATCTGGTGGATTTAGAATATTGAGCAGTCATAGCTTAGACAACGTTTGAAGGGGGAAGTAGTAAGTTCAAGCCCGGCACACTTCAAAAAAGTCGCAAGGCCAGGAGGGGGGAGATGGGCCGCCGATTAATCGGGAGTCTATTATTAATCTGGCTGTTTGGGGTTGGGGGAAGCGCGGCGCTAGCGGCTCCGTGGGATGTCGAGGTTCAGCCGCTCTACCAACAGGTCACTGGAAGTACCGAGGAATATTCTGTAAAAAAGGGGGATCAACTAAGTCAGATCGCCCGTCAGAAAGGGGTCCGCTGGCGGGTCTTGGCTCGTCGCAATAATCTTCCTCAAAAACCGCGGTTGCGTCCCGGAATGACCCTGACCATTACCAATACTCATATTATACCCAAAGAATTAGACCATGGACTGGTCATCAACATACCGGAATTGAGGCTTTATCGTTTTGATCAGGGCAATTTTCAAAGACATTATACCCTGGCGGTAGGCCGCCGCACCTGGCAAACCCCTACCGGTGAATTCGAGATTATCAATAAAGTCCGGAATCCCACCTGGCTGGTGCCACCCTCTATCCAGCGGGAGATGGCGGCCAATGGGCGAGAGGTGCTGACTTCGGTCCCCCCCGGTCCGAAAAACCCTCTGGGTTCTTACTGGCTGGCCACCTCTGCCCCGGGAGTGGGGATTCATGCCACTCCCCGACCCTGGACGGTAGGACATTTTGCCTCCCATGGCTGCATCCGCATGCTGGCGGAGGAAATTGCCGAGCTGTTTGAGCATGTAGAGATCGGTACCCCAGTAAAAATCATCTACCGGCCCTTCAAAATTGCTGTCACCCAAGACCGGCGGGTGTATTTGGAGGTGCACCCCGATATTTATCGCAAGGGCCTAGATTCCATTACCGGGGTGGAGGACCTGATCAAAAGACATCATCTGGAAGATTTGGTGAATTGGAAGCGGGTCTATGAAGTTATCAGAGACAAAGAGGGCATTGCTGAGGATATTACCCGAAAAGACCCTTCCGATACCGTCATTGGCCAGAACGTACCGTCGGGTCAGAAAAAAACCCCGGTTTCCAACTTGCCAGAATCTTGAAAACACGATAACATTATTGAATTAAAAGACGCGGGGCGTTTGAGACCAAACCCTCCGAGACAGTCAGACGGTTTTTTTCAAGAACACTACCGGACAATCACCGGGTGCTGGTTAATGCTTGAACCAGGGAAATAATCTGCTTTTAACCGACGGTGTCGCCAGATGTCTTTTAGCACGGCCGAAATCAGGGAAGAGAACCGCAAATTAGCGTATCTGCGGTTTTTAGTAGATCAAGCTTTGCGGCTGATCCGCTCCGGTGAGGTCAACCAGGAGCAGGCGGCCAGAATGGTAGCTAATATACGCGCCCAGGCCTTGACGCTTTTTCCAGGCAAGGAGGCGGTGTTCGACCTGATCTATCAGCCCCGGTTTCAGCGCGCTATTACCGAAACCTTCCGCTTACATTAAGAATCCTTAAAAGGAGAGTCAATAATGACCTACCAGATTACCTTGCTTAGAATGATGGGGATCGGACTGCTGACCCTGGGCCTGCTAGGGGCCACGCAGGTTCTGGCCCAGAGTGCTTCAACACCAGATCAGGCCCTGCTCTACCAGCGGGCGGTGTCACTTTTAGACAAAGCCCAACAGAAGTTGGAAGGTAACTTTACCGCTGAGGCCAAAGCCCTGGCCAAGGAGGCCAACTCCCTCTTTTCTACTTTGCAGAATGAACTTTCACAAGAACTCATGCAACGAAAACTGAGCCCTGCCGAAATGAAGCAGGAGGCGATCAACAAAAAACTGGCCACCGATTATTATGCCCAGGGCGATGAGTTGATGCAGTCCGCCCAGCAAAAGGAAGCCCTGAGCCGGGATTTGGAAAAACAAGGAAAGGAGGAGGCATCGGTTCAACAACTCACCGAAGCCAAACGGGAATATGATCTGGCCCACCAGATGTATGTCAAGTCCCAGATCTACAACCTGCGCAATCAAGAGATAGCCTTTAAATTTATAAAAAAGTAATCCCGAGGAACGAGGGTGAGCGAAGTTCTTTGGGTCCTGGTAAACTCATAGCCATTTTCTATCCGACCTCAAGGCATGATGATCAACATTTATGCAGATAAAGGAGACAGATCATGGATGCGACCCGCGAGCTAAAGCAGCAGTTAGGCCCCATTGTCGACCAGCTAATAAACATGACCGGAACGGCGCGGGACGCCTTTAACCGGCATCGCCGCCAGTGTTTGATCGACCTTAACCAGCAACATGAGACCTTTACCCAAAAGATCAACGCGGCAATCGGCCAGGTGGAAGGGCTGTTGTCCCGAGCCTCTGGGAGCGAAAAGACCACATTGCTCCAGCTGCACAGTATCCTCTCCCATCTGAACGCCATCGGCGATAATTTGGCCCGCCTGGCCGAACCGCTGCAGAAAAAGATTCAGGAGGCGGTGTTGTTCTCGGATAAAGCGGTGGCTCAGACCAATTATCTTTTTGATCATCAGGTTGGAATACTGCGTTCCCTGGTCGATATTGTCCATACCGATAATCAATTTCTTAAGAAATACGTCGTCGAAGAGGGCCAGAAGATGCGCCAGGCCTGCCTGGAATTCGCTACCGAACATGAAGCTCGCCTGATCGAGGGCCTGTGCCTGCCGCAAGCCGGTCCGATTTTTTTGGCCATCCTTGACCGTATGCAAACCATTACTCAACATGAATTGGAGATTGCCGGGCTGTTGACCAAGAAATCCTGAGGGCCAGGCCCAGGCGTGACGGTTAACCGACCAATTTTAAGGGGATAATAACAACTTAGGAAGATTACCGACTGATATCCACCGGCGCCCCGGTCTCTTCTTCGATAGCTCGCAGGAAACGGGTCCAGTTGATATAGTTCTCCAGGTGGTGGTTTTGGATCAGTTCCCGGGCGTACAGCAGCATATCGGGAATTTTATGGTAGACATCTTTATGAACTTCGATGAAGATGCGACCATCCCGAAAGCCCAATTTCACCGGAGCATAGATGATTTGCACCGGGGTGCCGACCGGGGTCAGCTGGTATAGCTCGGCAATATCCTCGGGATAGAGGCGGATGCAACCATGACTCACCAGTCTCCCGACCCCGTGAGGATAACAGGTGCCGTGGATGCCGTAATGCGATAACCCTAGCCAATGGCTGCCGACCGGGTTTTCATCACCCGGCGGCATATAGGACATGCCATATTTTTTCCGGAGGGAAACGGGGATTCGCCAGCCAGGATTTTCAGCCTTGGCGGTAACCCGAAACTGGCGGAAGGGAGTCTTATAGTCCATGACCCCGATGCCGATAGGGTAGGTTCTGACCTGGCCCTGATCCGGGAAGAAGCGGTAGAGGCGCAATTCCGCGGCGTTAATAATGATTCCTTGCGGCGTCGGCACTGGGGGGAGAATCCAGCGGGTGGGAATGTCCAGATCCTGCCCCCAGGGCAGATACCAGTGGTCTATTTCCCGGTGGTACCGGGCTAATTCCCAAAATCCCAGGTCATAGCGCCGGGCAATAAAATACATATTTTCGTACCGGACCAGATGGTGAGTCTGGGGCTCACCCACCACCGTCCAGGCCTGGGGATCAATGCCCACTGGCCTTTGGGGCAGGCGATAGGCGAACGGGCCGGCCGGCCGAGCCGGGGTCGAAGGACACCAGAGACAGACCAACAAAGTTAAAAAGCGGAGTAACTTAAGAAAGGGCATCGGTATCCTGTTAGTTATTCAGATTTCATAAATATAAGCTAAAGCGGCCCGTTATCAAAGAGAAAAAAGGTGAGCCGGCAAAAAGGAAAAAACAAACTTACCTCACCCCAACCCCAGCCTTTACCTGAACCACAAGTAATTCCCCTGGAGGATCGTCTCGATCTCCACACCTTTCGACCCCAAGACCTGGGCACCTTAATCCCCGAATATCTAGAGCTTTGTCATCGGCGGGGTTTATTGGAGGTCAAACTCATCCACGGCAAGGGCACCGGAGCCTTAAAGGCCCGGGTCCAGGCCATTCTGAAGCGGCATCCGTTGGTGGCCGGCTTTGCTGATGCCGATCCTCGGGGCGGCGGTTGGGGAGCTACCTTGGTCTATCTGACCTCGGAGTCACAGTAATGATCCTGGACGTGCATACGCATATCTTTCCTGATCCGGTGATCCGTCACCGGGAAGATTTCTTTGCTGATGAGCCGGCCTTTCGCTGGCTGTATGACTCACCCCGGGCCCGATTAATCAGCGCCGCTGAACTGGTGGCCGCCATGGCCGCCGAAGGGGTGCAGCGCTCCGTCACCTTTGGCTTTCCCTGGCGGCAGGAGCGGCTCTGGCGTCTGCAAAATGACACGGTGCTGGAGGCCATGCAGCGCTACCCGCAGCAGCTCATCGGCTTCTGTTGTGTCAACCCCTTGGAATCCGGAGCCGCCCGGGAGGTCGAACGTTGTCTGGCCGCGGGCTGCCGCGGGGTGGGAGAATTGGCCTTTTATATCGAAGCTCCGGGCTCAGAGCTGGTATCCGCCTTGGCTCCCCTTGCTGACCTCTGCCAGGGCTACCGGGTCCCCCTGATGCTCCATACCAATGAACCCATCGGCCACTCTTACCCAGGTAAAAGTCCGGTCGGTCTGGAAGAAATCTATGGCGTGGTGCGCGCCTTCCCTGACCTGAACCTGATTCTGGCACACTGGGGCGGCGGCCTGCTGTTCTTTGGTCTGCTCAAAAAAGAGGTGCCGGAAGCCCTAAAAAATGTCTATTTTGACACGGCCGCGTCCCCCTATCTCTATCATCCGCAAATTTACCGCTTGGCGGCAGAAATCGTTGGACCGGAAAAGATCCTGTTCGGCAGTGATTACCCCCTGCTGCCACCGTCTCGTTATCTGGCCGAAATGCAAGAGGCCGGGATTACCGCTGAGGTGCAACAGATGATCACCCGCCAGAATATGGAGCGCTTGTTAGGGCTCTGAGGACCGGACCGAGACGGGCTTTCTAAAAATCATCGCCTAGATTTTAATATCTTGAAAAATTTTATAATTAATATTATTCTGGAATCAGTCCACTCGCCGGGGGATTCGGGAAGATTCTCATCGTATGGTTTTTATTTGATTATTTACCGTCTTGAACTCCTCTTGCTTCAGCTCATCATCAATGGAAGCAGAATATCAGACATCCGGATAGCGATTAAGGCGGATACTTGTTTTTTGGCTGACCCGGCGCGATGATTATCGAAATATTTTGCGAATGTTAGCAAGGATTAGTTGATGCAATACTATTCGGATTTCTTGGTCATCGGCTCTGGGCTGGCAGGCTTGAGTTATGCCCTTAAGGTAGCCCCTTATGGGACAGTCAATGTGGTAACCAAACGAGGCATTATGGACACCAGTACCCGGCGGGCCCAGGGCGGCATTGCCGCGGTATTGAGTCCGGAAGATAGTTTTGATCTGCATATTAAAGATACCCTGGAAGCCGGGGATGGTCTGTGTCATCCTGATATTGTCGAAATGGTAGTCCACCAGGGCCCGGAGCGCATTGCCGAGTTGATAGAGATGGGGGCGCATTTCGATCTGCGCAGTATGAGTGAGAACAGTTACGATCTGACCCGCGAGGGCGGTCATTCCAAACGTCGTATTATCCATGCCCATGACATGACGGGCGAGGAAGTCGAACGCATATTGGTTAACCGGGTTTTAGAGCATCCCAACATCAAGGTTTTTGAAAATCATATCGCGGTTGATCTTATCACGCGCCATAAGCTGCTGCGGCGGGGCGCAGTCGTGACCAATGCCGAGGAATCCTGCCTGGGGGCTTATGTCTTGAATATTGACCGCGGCGAAGTCGAAACCTATGTAGCTCCCATTATCTTGCTGGCCACGGGCGGGGCC
This DNA window, taken from Deltaproteobacteria bacterium, encodes the following:
- a CDS encoding L,D-transpeptidase family protein, producing MGRRLIGSLLLIWLFGVGGSAALAAPWDVEVQPLYQQVTGSTEEYSVKKGDQLSQIARQKGVRWRVLARRNNLPQKPRLRPGMTLTITNTHIIPKELDHGLVINIPELRLYRFDQGNFQRHYTLAVGRRTWQTPTGEFEIINKVRNPTWLVPPSIQREMAANGREVLTSVPPGPKNPLGSYWLATSAPGVGIHATPRPWTVGHFASHGCIRMLAEEIAELFEHVEIGTPVKIIYRPFKIAVTQDRRVYLEVHPDIYRKGLDSITGVEDLIKRHHLEDLVNWKRVYEVIRDKEGIAEDITRKDPSDTVIGQNVPSGQKKTPVSNLPES
- a CDS encoding amidohydrolase family protein is translated as MLDVHTHIFPDPVIRHREDFFADEPAFRWLYDSPRARLISAAELVAAMAAEGVQRSVTFGFPWRQERLWRLQNDTVLEAMQRYPQQLIGFCCVNPLESGAAREVERCLAAGCRGVGELAFYIEAPGSELVSALAPLADLCQGYRVPLMLHTNEPIGHSYPGKSPVGLEEIYGVVRAFPDLNLILAHWGGGLLFFGLLKKEVPEALKNVYFDTAASPYLYHPQIYRLAAEIVGPEKILFGSDYPLLPPSRYLAEMQEAGITAEVQQMITRQNMERLLGL
- a CDS encoding endonuclease/exonuclease/phosphatase family protein, which encodes MRVMTFNLRFETAEDGPFQWKYRKELVLETIWAYQPDLIGTQEGTVPQLDYLTAHLTGYLPFVAHRHIDPTCQYPTIFYRAQNMVPGPGTEFWLSTTPGVHRSKDWGSAFPRMVTFGQFREIDRDQWFYFADTHLDHISEPARLMGARIIQEYFAQVGQPTILAGDFNDHPGSEVHRLLVEDGSPFRDTWTLLNRPEAEITTQHKFTGELFGHRIDWVLITPPFRVREAMIITYNVNGRYPSDHFPYLVDLEY
- a CDS encoding HD domain-containing protein; this translates as MTDLKELRDELDRQEDAWLSPYATRSRQAIRRQYEERIDYGHRQNFAVDTDRILHSRAYTRYIDKTQVFYLIDHDQISHRVLHVQLLSKIARTIGRFLRLNDDLLEAIALGHDIGHPPFGHDGEDILSRLCQAHGIGHFVHSVQGVRFLDRVEKGGRGLNLSLQVLDGILSHDGESHLERLAPDREKTFAQLQREIDMKLADPEINLKPMTLEGCVVRLADTISYIGRDLEDAILLNLVRREDLPPLVQTQLGQTNGTIVYSLVSDLIENSFNKNYVCYSPEIGAALRQLREFNYQRIYNNPRIKVETGKIEKLFGALFDRFLQDLEQEQRQSPIWVDFLAQMQPVYWEASQPAEIVRDFLASMTDAYFLRQCQELFFPQPLPARFA
- a CDS encoding L,D-transpeptidase family protein; its protein translation is MPFLKLLRFLTLLVCLWCPSTPARPAGPFAYRLPQRPVGIDPQAWTVVGEPQTHHLVRYENMYFIARRYDLGFWELARYHREIDHWYLPWGQDLDIPTRWILPPVPTPQGIIINAAELRLYRFFPDQGQVRTYPIGIGVMDYKTPFRQFRVTAKAENPGWRIPVSLRKKYGMSYMPPGDENPVGSHWLGLSHYGIHGTCYPHGVGRLVSHGCIRLYPEDIAELYQLTPVGTPVQIIYAPVKLGFRDGRIFIEVHKDVYHKIPDMLLYARELIQNHHLENYINWTRFLRAIEEETGAPVDISR
- a CDS encoding Smr/MutS family protein, which produces MSRQKGKNKLTSPQPQPLPEPQVIPLEDRLDLHTFRPQDLGTLIPEYLELCHRRGLLEVKLIHGKGTGALKARVQAILKRHPLVAGFADADPRGGGWGATLVYLTSESQ